The following proteins come from a genomic window of Sphaerisporangium rubeum:
- a CDS encoding inositol monophosphatase family protein: protein MTDFVGLAADIAREAGDMLLAKRPARPEAVETKSSQTDVVTALDRASEELIRARIHAARPDDAILGEEGGETGAGRVRWLVDPIDGTVNFMYGLPDWAVSVAVEVDGEIVAGVVNVPTRGELFTASRGGGADLSRAGAPPERLACNTGVPLPQAMIATGFGYLPERRVVQGQVVSRLIGQVRDIRRRGSAAVDLCSVASGQVDAYYERGLMPWDLAAGGLIASESGARIGGLRGAPHSTEFVVCAAPGLFEDLHDLLVPLHPDRDA, encoded by the coding sequence ATGACCGACTTCGTCGGCCTCGCGGCGGACATCGCGCGCGAGGCGGGTGACATGCTCCTGGCCAAGCGGCCGGCCCGGCCCGAGGCGGTGGAGACCAAGTCCAGCCAGACCGACGTGGTGACCGCGCTCGACCGCGCCTCGGAGGAACTGATCCGGGCCAGGATCCACGCGGCGCGGCCGGACGACGCCATCCTCGGTGAGGAAGGCGGCGAGACCGGCGCGGGACGGGTCCGCTGGCTCGTCGACCCGATCGACGGCACGGTCAACTTCATGTACGGACTGCCGGACTGGGCCGTCAGCGTGGCCGTCGAGGTGGACGGCGAGATCGTGGCCGGGGTCGTCAACGTCCCGACGCGCGGCGAGCTGTTCACCGCGAGCAGAGGCGGCGGCGCCGACCTGTCGCGCGCCGGCGCGCCGCCGGAGCGGCTGGCGTGCAACACCGGGGTGCCGCTGCCGCAGGCGATGATCGCCACCGGTTTCGGCTACCTGCCGGAGCGGCGGGTCGTCCAGGGCCAGGTGGTGTCCCGGCTGATCGGCCAGGTGCGCGACATCCGGCGGCGCGGCTCGGCCGCGGTGGACCTGTGCTCGGTGGCGTCGGGCCAGGTGGACGCCTACTACGAGCGGGGCCTGATGCCGTGGGACCTCGCGGCGGGCGGCCTCATCGCGTCGGAGTCGGGTGCGCGGATCGGCGGCCTGCGCGGCGCGCCGCATTCCACCGAGTTCGTCGTGTGCGCGGCCCCCGGCCTGTTCGAGGACCTGCACGACCTGCTCGTGCCGCTCCACCCCGACCGCGACGCCTGA
- the valS gene encoding valine--tRNA ligase: MTEQRPRTVPAKPALDGLEQVWAGRWEAGGTYRFDRSATRERIYSIDTPPPTVSGSLHVGHVFSYTHTDVVARFRRMRGQEVFYPMGWDDNGLPTERRVQIHFGVRCDPALPYVPGLAPPERPDAKRPVAVSRRNFIELCERLTAEDEKAFEALWRRLGLSVDWSLTYTTIDANSRAASQRAFLRNLARGEAYAAEGPTLWDVGFRTAVAQAELEDREWPGAFHRLRFGGVPGTAYADGVVVETTRPELLPACVALVAHPDDERYRPLVGATVTTPVFGVEVPVVAHPLAEPGKGSGIAMICTFGDVTDVVWWRELGLPTRPVIGFDGRVLATPPHGVPEGPYAELAGRTVHGARERVVEMLRDGGALLGEPRPVSRPVKFYEKGDRPLEIVPTRQWFIRNGGRDADLRAALLARGAELSWHPSSMRVRYDTWVAGLAGDWLISRQRFFGVPIPVWYPLDAAGEPRYDAPIVPQEDTLPVDPSSDAPPGYTEDQRGEPHGFAADPDVMDTWATSSLTPHIVSGWERDPDLFARVFPMDLRPQAHEIIRTWLFASVVRSHLENGVLPWRDAAISGWILDPDRKKMSKSKGNVTTPMGLLEEYGSDAVRYWAAGGRPGTDTAFDPGQIKVGRRLAIKILNASRFVLGFADGDGTVTEPLDLSMLARLAAVTEDATAALEAYDYTRALEGTERFFWEFCDDYLELVKSRAYGSGSGARSAQAALRQALDVLLRLFAPFLPFVTEEVWSWWRPGTVHRAPWPASTEVVPGGDPGLLPVVSEVLREIRKAKSTAQVSMRAEVAVLTVTGPEAARIVPARDDLRAAGVVEEFLLDTEGAGPRVEVTLAG; this comes from the coding sequence ATGACCGAACAGCGACCGCGTACCGTCCCCGCGAAACCCGCTCTCGACGGGCTGGAGCAGGTATGGGCCGGCCGCTGGGAGGCCGGCGGCACCTACCGGTTCGACCGCTCCGCCACCCGTGAGCGGATCTACTCGATCGACACCCCGCCACCCACCGTGTCCGGGTCCCTGCACGTCGGCCACGTGTTCTCCTACACCCACACCGACGTCGTGGCCCGCTTCCGGCGCATGCGCGGGCAAGAGGTCTTCTACCCCATGGGGTGGGACGACAACGGCCTGCCGACCGAGCGCCGCGTGCAGATCCACTTCGGGGTGCGCTGCGACCCCGCGCTGCCGTACGTCCCGGGTCTCGCGCCGCCGGAGCGGCCCGACGCCAAGCGTCCCGTCGCGGTGTCGCGGCGCAACTTCATCGAGCTGTGCGAGCGGCTCACCGCCGAGGACGAGAAGGCGTTCGAGGCGCTGTGGCGGCGGCTCGGCCTGTCGGTCGACTGGTCGCTGACCTACACGACGATCGACGCGAACTCCCGTGCCGCGTCGCAGCGGGCCTTCCTGCGCAACCTGGCGCGCGGCGAGGCGTACGCCGCCGAGGGCCCGACGCTGTGGGACGTCGGGTTCCGCACCGCGGTCGCGCAGGCCGAGCTGGAGGATCGCGAGTGGCCGGGGGCCTTCCACCGCCTCAGGTTCGGCGGCGTCCCCGGCACGGCGTACGCCGACGGCGTGGTCGTCGAGACCACACGTCCCGAGCTGCTGCCGGCCTGCGTGGCCCTGGTCGCGCACCCTGACGACGAGCGCTACCGGCCGCTGGTCGGCGCCACGGTGACCACGCCGGTGTTCGGCGTCGAGGTCCCCGTCGTGGCGCACCCGCTGGCCGAGCCCGGCAAGGGCTCCGGCATCGCCATGATCTGCACCTTCGGCGACGTCACCGACGTCGTGTGGTGGCGTGAGCTCGGCCTGCCGACCCGTCCGGTCATCGGCTTCGACGGCCGCGTCCTCGCCACGCCGCCGCACGGCGTGCCGGAGGGGCCGTACGCGGAGCTGGCGGGCCGCACCGTGCACGGCGCGCGCGAGCGTGTGGTCGAGATGCTGCGCGACGGCGGCGCGCTGCTCGGCGAGCCGCGGCCGGTCAGCCGGCCGGTGAAGTTCTACGAGAAGGGCGACCGGCCGCTGGAGATCGTCCCGACGCGGCAGTGGTTCATACGCAACGGCGGCAGGGACGCCGATCTGCGCGCGGCGCTGCTCGCGCGGGGGGCCGAGCTGAGCTGGCACCCCTCCTCCATGCGGGTCCGCTACGACACCTGGGTGGCCGGTCTCGCCGGCGACTGGCTGATCTCCCGCCAGCGGTTCTTCGGCGTGCCGATCCCCGTGTGGTACCCGCTGGACGCGGCGGGGGAGCCCCGGTACGACGCGCCGATCGTGCCTCAGGAGGACACGCTGCCGGTGGACCCCTCCAGCGACGCGCCACCCGGGTACACCGAGGACCAGCGTGGAGAGCCCCATGGCTTCGCCGCCGATCCCGACGTGATGGACACCTGGGCCACCTCCTCGCTCACGCCGCACATCGTGTCCGGCTGGGAGCGCGACCCCGACCTGTTCGCGCGGGTGTTCCCCATGGACCTGCGGCCGCAGGCCCACGAGATCATCCGTACGTGGCTGTTCGCGTCCGTGGTGCGCTCGCACCTGGAGAACGGCGTGCTGCCGTGGCGGGACGCGGCCATTTCCGGCTGGATCCTCGATCCCGACCGCAAGAAGATGTCCAAGTCCAAGGGCAACGTCACCACGCCGATGGGGCTGCTGGAGGAGTACGGCTCGGACGCGGTCCGCTACTGGGCCGCCGGCGGCCGTCCCGGCACCGACACCGCGTTCGACCCCGGTCAGATCAAGGTGGGCCGCCGCCTCGCCATCAAGATCCTCAATGCCTCGCGGTTCGTCCTCGGGTTCGCGGACGGTGACGGAACGGTCACCGAGCCGCTGGACCTGTCGATGCTGGCCCGTCTCGCCGCCGTCACCGAGGACGCCACGGCCGCGCTGGAGGCCTACGACTACACGCGGGCCCTGGAGGGGACCGAGCGGTTCTTCTGGGAGTTCTGCGATGACTACCTGGAGCTGGTGAAGTCCAGGGCCTACGGCTCCGGCTCGGGGGCCCGCTCGGCGCAGGCGGCGCTGCGGCAGGCCCTGGACGTGCTGCTGCGGCTGTTCGCGCCGTTCCTCCCGTTCGTCACCGAGGAGGTCTGGTCCTGGTGGCGTCCCGGCACCGTGCACCGCGCTCCGTGGCCCGCCTCGACGGAGGTGGTCCCCGGCGGCGACCCCGGCCTGCTTCCTGTGGTGTCGGAGGTGCTCAGGGAGATCCGCAAGGCCAAGTCCACCGCTCAGGTGTCCATGCGGGCCGAGGTGGCCGTGCTGACCGTCACCGGGCCGGAGGCCGCACGGATCGTCCCGGCCCGCGATGATCTGCGGGCCGCCGGGGTGGTCGAGGAGTTCTTGCTCGACACCGAAGGCGCAGGACCGCGTGTCGAGGTGACCTTGGCCGGAT
- a CDS encoding trehalose-6-phosphate synthase — MRSSFLIVANRLAVDRTITEDGTASWRRSPGGLVTAIAPVMQRRDGAWLGWHGAPNEELKPFEHDGMNLIPVPLSANEVELYYEGFSNATLWPLYHDVVATPVYSRVLWDAYRAVNERFARAAADIAADNAVVWVQDYQLQLVPAMLRALRPDLRIGFFLHIPFPPAELFWQLPWRREILEGLLGADLVGFQRPGGASNFIRLCRRQLGLQNQRQEITYGDRTVRAEAFPISVDFGELDSLVREPHILARAKEIRSELGEPEHVLLGVDRLDYTKGIGQRLKAFGELIADRSVRPGEAVFVQIATPSRERVEEYRNLRDEIELRVGRINGQHGMLGVPPINYFHQSYGRDELAALYCAADVMVVTPLRDGMNLVAKEYVACRHDLRGALVLSEFAGAADELKHAYLVNPWDTDGLKRQMLAAMRATPHELSRRMRSMRRRVATYDVDRWAGDFLAALER; from the coding sequence GTGCGCAGCTCATTCCTGATCGTCGCGAACCGGCTGGCCGTCGACCGCACGATCACCGAGGACGGCACCGCCTCCTGGCGGCGCAGTCCAGGAGGTCTCGTCACCGCCATCGCGCCGGTGATGCAGCGCCGGGACGGCGCGTGGCTGGGCTGGCACGGTGCCCCGAACGAGGAACTGAAGCCGTTCGAGCACGACGGAATGAACCTCATTCCGGTCCCGCTGTCGGCCAACGAGGTCGAGCTTTATTACGAAGGATTCTCCAACGCCACCCTGTGGCCGCTCTACCACGACGTGGTCGCCACCCCCGTGTACTCGCGTGTGCTGTGGGACGCCTACCGCGCCGTCAACGAGCGCTTCGCGCGCGCCGCCGCCGACATCGCGGCGGACAACGCGGTGGTGTGGGTGCAGGACTACCAGTTGCAGCTCGTCCCCGCGATGCTGCGCGCGCTGCGGCCGGACCTGAGGATCGGCTTCTTCCTGCACATCCCGTTCCCGCCGGCCGAGCTGTTCTGGCAGCTCCCGTGGCGGCGCGAGATCCTGGAGGGCCTGCTCGGCGCCGACCTCGTCGGCTTCCAGCGGCCAGGTGGAGCGTCCAACTTCATCCGGCTGTGCCGCCGCCAGCTCGGCCTGCAGAACCAGCGCCAGGAGATCACCTACGGCGACCGCACCGTGCGCGCCGAGGCGTTCCCCATCTCCGTCGACTTCGGGGAGCTGGACTCGCTGGTGCGCGAACCGCACATCCTGGCCCGGGCCAAGGAGATCCGCTCGGAGCTCGGCGAACCCGAGCACGTCCTGCTCGGTGTGGACCGGCTCGACTACACCAAGGGCATCGGCCAGCGGCTGAAGGCGTTCGGCGAGCTGATCGCCGACCGCAGCGTGCGGCCCGGCGAGGCGGTGTTCGTGCAGATCGCCACGCCGAGCCGCGAGCGGGTCGAGGAGTACCGCAACCTGCGCGACGAGATCGAGCTGCGGGTCGGCCGCATCAACGGCCAGCACGGCATGCTCGGCGTGCCGCCGATCAACTACTTCCACCAGTCCTACGGCCGCGACGAACTCGCCGCGCTGTACTGCGCCGCCGACGTCATGGTGGTGACGCCGCTGCGCGACGGCATGAACCTCGTGGCCAAGGAGTACGTGGCCTGCCGCCACGACCTGCGCGGCGCGCTGGTGCTCAGTGAGTTCGCCGGGGCCGCCGACGAGCTCAAGCACGCCTACCTGGTCAACCCCTGGGACACCGACGGCCTGAAACGCCAGATGCTCGCCGCGATGCGGGCCACCCCCCACGAGCTGTCACGCCGCATGCGCTCGATGCGCAGGCGCGTGGCGACGTACGACGTCGACAGGTGGGCCGGTGACTTCCTCGCGGCGCTGGAGCGCTGA
- a CDS encoding DUF4193 domain-containing protein: MATDYDSPRKTDDDLNEDSLQELQARRTDKSSGSIDIDETDLAESLELPGADLSNEELSLRVIPRQADEFTCARCFLVHHRSQLASDKGGQQICRECAA, encoded by the coding sequence ATGGCCACCGACTACGACAGCCCGCGCAAGACTGATGACGACCTGAATGAGGACAGCCTCCAGGAGCTTCAGGCGCGGCGTACCGACAAGTCCTCGGGGAGCATAGACATCGACGAGACCGATCTCGCCGAGTCGCTCGAGCTTCCCGGTGCGGACCTGTCGAACGAGGAGCTTTCGCTCCGCGTGATTCCGCGGCAGGCGGACGAGTTCACCTGCGCGCGGTGTTTCCTGGTGCATCATCGCAGTCAGCTCGCCTCCGACAAGGGCGGCCAGCAGATCTGCCGAGAGTGCGCCGCCTGA
- a CDS encoding sensor histidine kinase, giving the protein MAPMTNGPERPAPQDPGRWRSEQPTVESPHAGRRPRSAPPAPGGLPVWDGPPPVAPRPVRPELLSQLRQLPGRMSIRARLTLTYGALFFAAGALLLFVIYSFVGKAIYDSWPDFPFRLDDVPPEIALSLQERWASFRADTIATARAHLLTRSLMALGGVGILALIFGYVVTDRALRPVQKMTSTARRLSETSLAHERIDLKGPDDELKELADTFDEMLTRLNRAFDAQRRFVDNASHELRTPLAINRTVLEVALADPHASEDLRVLGRTLLGTNARNEHLIEGLLLLARSERELAVRKPVDLRDVGRTVVEQHAAFAEESSVTIQADLRSAPTLGDPVLVERLVANLVENAIKYNIPAGGQLWLRTGMVDGAPVVQVANTGQHVPAYEVDDLFEPFRRLNSDRIESARGAGLGLSIVRAVVRAHRGTIKAVPRDGGGLVMTVRLPAG; this is encoded by the coding sequence ATGGCACCGATGACAAACGGGCCGGAACGTCCCGCGCCGCAGGACCCCGGCCGGTGGCGCAGCGAGCAGCCGACGGTCGAGAGCCCGCACGCCGGCCGGCGGCCGAGGTCGGCCCCGCCGGCACCCGGCGGGCTCCCGGTCTGGGACGGCCCGCCGCCGGTCGCGCCGCGGCCGGTGCGGCCCGAGTTGTTGTCCCAGCTCAGGCAGCTCCCCGGCCGCATGAGCATCCGGGCCAGGCTCACCCTCACCTACGGCGCCTTGTTCTTCGCCGCAGGCGCGCTGCTGCTGTTCGTGATCTACTCGTTCGTCGGCAAGGCGATCTACGACTCCTGGCCGGACTTCCCCTTCCGGCTGGACGACGTGCCGCCGGAGATCGCGCTCTCGCTGCAGGAACGCTGGGCCAGCTTCCGTGCCGACACCATCGCCACCGCGCGCGCGCACCTGCTCACCCGCTCGCTGATGGCGCTCGGCGGCGTCGGCATCCTCGCGCTGATCTTCGGGTACGTCGTGACGGACCGCGCGCTGCGGCCGGTGCAGAAGATGACCTCCACCGCGCGCCGCCTGTCGGAGACCTCGCTGGCCCACGAGCGCATCGACCTCAAGGGCCCAGACGACGAGCTGAAGGAGCTCGCCGACACCTTCGACGAGATGCTGACCCGCCTCAACCGCGCCTTCGACGCGCAGCGGCGTTTCGTGGACAACGCCTCTCACGAGCTGCGCACCCCGCTCGCGATCAACCGCACCGTGCTGGAGGTCGCGCTCGCCGACCCGCACGCCTCGGAGGACCTGCGGGTGCTCGGCCGCACCCTGCTCGGCACCAACGCGCGCAACGAGCACCTCATCGAGGGCCTGCTGCTGCTGGCCCGCAGCGAACGCGAGCTCGCGGTGCGCAAGCCGGTCGATCTTCGCGACGTGGGCCGCACGGTGGTGGAGCAGCACGCCGCGTTCGCCGAGGAGAGCTCGGTGACCATTCAGGCCGATCTGCGCAGCGCGCCGACCCTCGGCGACCCTGTGCTGGTGGAACGCCTGGTGGCGAACCTGGTGGAGAATGCGATCAAGTACAACATCCCCGCCGGCGGTCAGCTCTGGCTCCGTACGGGAATGGTGGACGGCGCTCCCGTTGTTCAGGTGGCCAACACCGGACAGCACGTTCCCGCGTACGAAGTGGACGACCTGTTCGAGCCGTTCCGCCGGCTCAACTCCGACCGGATCGAGTCGGCGCGCGGCGCCGGACTGGGCCTGTCCATCGTGCGCGCGGTCGTGCGAGCGCACCGGGGCACGATCAAGGCCGTGCCCCGGGACGGTGGCGGCCTGGTGATGACGGTTCGACTTCCGGCGGGCTGA
- a CDS encoding DUF4235 domain-containing protein, translating to MPRTSDEEKQDMAWRLIGAVVGLGVGFAARKAIEFGWQKTTGKKPPADPNSLETSLAEAVGFAVVLGVGMEVARIVATRSAHKRYQAWKAIPAKAERIADKV from the coding sequence GTGCCGAGGACATCGGACGAGGAGAAGCAGGACATGGCCTGGCGCCTCATCGGCGCCGTGGTGGGGCTCGGCGTCGGGTTCGCCGCGCGCAAGGCCATCGAGTTCGGCTGGCAGAAGACCACCGGCAAGAAGCCGCCGGCCGACCCGAACTCGCTGGAGACCAGCCTGGCCGAGGCGGTCGGCTTCGCCGTGGTGCTCGGCGTCGGCATGGAGGTCGCGCGCATCGTGGCCACCCGCTCGGCCCACAAGCGGTACCAGGCGTGGAAGGCCATCCCCGCCAAGGCCGAGCGGATCGCCGACAAGGTCTAG
- a CDS encoding response regulator encodes MRVLVVEDERVLADAIATGLRREAMAVDVAYDGAGALERTGYIDYDVIVLDRDLPKVHGDEVCRRLVAERSASRILMLTASGEVDDKVEGLELGADDYLAKPFAFMELVARVRALGRRSAPALPPVLERAGIRLDPGKRLVTRDDQEIALTKKEFAVLEELMRAEGAVVSQEDLLDKAWDENIDPFTNVVRVTMMTLRKKLGEPAVIETVPGVGYKL; translated from the coding sequence GTGCGGGTGCTTGTGGTGGAGGACGAGCGGGTGCTCGCCGACGCGATCGCGACCGGGCTGCGCCGTGAGGCGATGGCGGTCGACGTGGCGTACGACGGGGCGGGTGCGCTGGAGCGCACCGGATACATCGATTACGACGTGATCGTGCTGGACCGTGACCTGCCGAAGGTCCACGGCGACGAGGTGTGCCGCAGGCTGGTGGCCGAGCGCAGCGCCTCGCGCATCCTGATGCTCACCGCGTCGGGTGAGGTGGACGACAAGGTCGAGGGCCTTGAGCTCGGCGCGGACGACTATCTCGCCAAGCCGTTCGCGTTCATGGAGCTGGTCGCACGGGTGCGGGCCCTCGGCCGCCGCTCCGCGCCGGCGCTGCCTCCGGTGCTCGAACGGGCCGGCATCCGCCTGGACCCCGGTAAGCGGCTGGTGACCAGGGACGACCAGGAGATCGCGCTCACCAAGAAGGAGTTCGCGGTCCTTGAGGAGCTGATGCGGGCCGAGGGTGCCGTCGTCAGCCAGGAGGACCTGCTGGACAAGGCGTGGGACGAGAACATCGACCCGTTCACCAACGTCGTACGGGTCACGATGATGACCCTGCGCAAGAAGCTCGGCGAGCCGGCCGTGATCGAGACGGTGCCGGGAGTGGGTTACAAGCTGTGA